A segment of the Pristiophorus japonicus isolate sPriJap1 chromosome 1, sPriJap1.hap1, whole genome shotgun sequence genome:
AGAGCCTATATAACTTTTGTGATTTCAGAATCTGGGTAGCCAGGAATATAGCTTGGGTGGAATGTTGTGAATTTAGCAGAGTTCTGTGCCAGACTGCAAACCCCAATAAAGGCATTGGAGGTGTCTGCCAATTGCAATATTCAAGCAATGTCTGAGAGGCCTTATGTAGGGGGCATGATCACTTGTGATCCAACTGTGCTGACGACAATTTTTGAAATGCTGCATAATATGTTTTGTTTAGAGTTCGGCCTGTGTTTTCTCCCATGTATTGTTTAGATAAATTTGCTGTGTAATATGTACCATGTAGTACCTATCTAGAAGGCACAGCTAGGCTGGTCATTAAGTGCTAAATTTCCCTGCTGAAATTTccactattttctgtttttatatattaTACACTAAGCGCTAGTGTCTGActgaaattgatttttttttgtcagccggggGGAAAGTGCAAGAAATTGAGCTGAAATGGCTGAAGTTCCGTGGTAGTTTCCATGGAATTGAGCAATaggcccctcccacccccaccattcAAAAAAAACCTGGCATTCTAAAAACTTGAGATATTAAACTACTTTCATAATGCATGCAGTAATTTGCTGCCAATTATGGTTGTAACTTGCATTTGGTGTCTTGTAACATCACTGTCTCAGAAGTGGCAGCCATTCTCATATTGGCCAAGTTGCATAATAGCACTGCGATAGACCTCCATCTTTAATGACCTCTGGTTTATGTCTCAGAATGGTGGTTACAGTGCAATTTGTTCGATATTGCATTGGACTGTCGCTACAGATGAGTTCAAGCCATGGCATTGTGCTTGCACCCATAGCCTTTGACTTGAGACAAGTGCTGCTAGTTGAGCCAGACTGACTAAGCATCGTTTGGTGACCAGTAGAATCAGATCTTTGATCAGTCATCCAGTCTCGTATAGCTTATCTTTTCTCTTTCTGCTGCTGACAGTTTACTTGACTGTTTATTCTTAAATTAGATGCAATTCAAAATATTATGACCTCCTGCAGGACAGTAACAGTTAAATTCACTATTTAATCTGCTAAATGCTTTGTTTCAGACTCTGCGTATCACAACAAGAAAgactccttgtggtgaaggttccaAAACCTGGGATCGTTTCCAAATGCGGATCCACAAGCGTCTAATTGATTTACACAGTCCATCTGAAATTGTGAAACAGATCACCTCCATCAGTATCGAACCTGGTGTTGAAGTAGAGGTTACTATTGCCGATGCTTAAATGTCTATGGAAATACAATAAAAGAAACTTAAAATCCTATGGTGCTTTTTTCTAATCTAAATTTATTAATTTTATAAGGATATTATAGTCCAAATAGGCTTTTCtccagtgtaatcagtgaaaccaCTTTTTTTGTAATGGAATttatcccttcaagtatttatactgTGGGGTTGATTTTAGCAATAATATAACTGCATTTGTAGATTTTCTCATGTACAATTGCAAGTATTCAAGACACTGCATTGCAAGCCCATCAAGACGTTAAAGGCTTGAGTAACCCCCTTTGAATTAAGTCAAGATATCTGGGTTACTTCGGAGTGAATGAGGTGAAAGAAGTTGCCACGGTGCTGCCAAACCCGGTTCTTCCCCCCAATTTATTGCATGTTGTCAATCATACTAACTGGGTTGGGATAACACCTGAACTTTTCAAAGCAAAATATTTCTTTGGCTTTATTGTCAATTCTTTAAAAATCCAGCCTTGGATATAGTTGGGTATAATTACAAATACAAAATTTAGTTCTATTACAGATGGTTACTTTTCTCATTGAATCTAAACTATACCCACAATTGATCATATGCTACAATGGTAAACGGATGGGATCTTTGCTTGATTGTTCCTCTTCTGACACAACCAGAGACTTCCCCATGTGAAGTTCACATCAAATTAGTTGCTGTCTAATACCATTTTTTTTTGTTCAGTGACGAGTTTTTTGTGTCCTGCGCATGCGAGCATTGGACTCCATCCTCGATTCGGTCGAGTGTGCGCAGTGCGATGTACGAGGAAGTGGGAGCCAAACCGTGAGGCTGCGTGGAGCAGTCAgctggaggtagagagagagagacactggggggcggAGGCGGAGAGAGGAGAACTTGGGAAGACGAATCCTGTTTTTCCAACCCCCCTTTGCACTCATCCAATATCTCGGAAAGTTTGTGTGACCAGGGACATTGGaatggatgaaatctggaagtcacgacaTGGTCATTTAACTTCATACCCAattaacctgttaacaatccatgatacACGCATAATGTCCCATCTATGGTTGGggggtcagaatggctcaaattgcactttgcaaagtcactttgGACTTGGATtgggtggttccaattacacattccagagaagtgTGGCTTGTGGCAATCGGGTCATGTGTTCATGGAGAGCTAATCAGCATTTTCTAATACAGATAGCTACATCTATTTAGTACTCTTGCTGCTTGTACAAGCTCAGATGCCTTATTATCTCCCATAAAATTAAATGTATGTAATCCCTGTGGACAGCACTGGTCAATGCTACAAATATTTGACTAGAGAATATTGTGATGCTACTTTTGTGGATATCCTAAATGGAACAAACTGCATATACTAGTAATTTTAAGCACTGGAACTGAAGTGCAGCAGTGCAgatggacttgtgcatgaaacagttagtatgcaggtacaagtaatcgaaggcaaatggaatgttggcctttattgtaagggagatggagtataaaaacaagtcctgctacagctgtacagggtattggtaaggtcacacctggagtactgcatacggttttggtgtcagtatttaaggaaggatatacttgcattcaggagcagcacgggccagcccacactgcgatatgtgtacgcgttcggtccatgcagcagagcaggtctccagtcgtctcgggtaatccttgccactggaccaagacctagctctgtcaagcccgtgtggtggctggtgtgcaatggctaccacacgttaaaaaaatccatacactggcatctcccacccttcaggatgtagttcaggacctggaattttagatccttcattggaacacctgtgaacttttggtgtggaaacattgtcctcgttttgagggatcgcctatgatatttgcagaggaggcagttcagagaaggttcactaggttgattctggagatgagggggttgacttatgaagataggttgagtacgtttcgcctatacacattggagttcagaagaatgaggtgatcttatcgaaacataagataatgagggggtttgacaagttggatgcagagaggatatttccacataggggaaactaaaactagggttctgctgagggagtatgaacagctGGGGGctaaattaaaatgcagaaccacaaaggtaataatctctggattactatatgagccacgagcaaatttgcatagggtaaataagatcagagagatgaacgtgtggctcaaagattggtgtgggagaaatgggtttcaatttataggatactggggtaagaggaagatgttctgttgggatgggcttcacttgaagcaGGTTGGGGCCagagtcctggtgaatcgaataactagggctgtagatagggctttaaactgaaTAGTGGGGAGAGGGATCCGatgagcagaaatgtaaaaagagaaagaaagCGGCAAAAGTGCAGGAAGGGACACATcgtatacacataagacaacattaaaagctctatatctgaatgcacgcagcatttgtaacaagatagatgagttgaaggcacaagtagaaataaatgggtatgatctgattgccattaaagagatgtggttgcaaggcgaccaaggatgggagctgaatattcaggggtatttgccatttcataaggataggtagaaaggaaaaggaggtggggtagctctattaataagggatgagatcagtgcagtagtgagaaattatactggctcagaagatcaagatgtagaatcagtttgggtggagctaagaaataataagggtaggaagtcactggtgggagtgctctacaggcccccaaactagCCACACTGTAGggcaaagtataaatcaagaaataatagaggcttgtaagaaaggtatggcagtaatcatgggtgattttaatcttcatattgactggacaaatcaaaatggcaaaggtagtctggaggaggagttcatagcgtgtatgtgggatggtttcttagaacaatacattgtggaaccaatcagggagcagactattttaaatctggtattgtgtaacgagtctggattaattaatgatccctTATGAAGgatctcttgggaagagtgatcatagcatggtagaatttcaaattcagtttgagggtgagaa
Coding sequences within it:
- the rps20 gene encoding small ribosomal subunit protein uS10 yields the protein MAFKDTGKAPVEQEVAIHRIRITLTSRNVKSLEKVCADLIRGAKEKNLKVKGPVRMPTKTLRITTRKTPCGEGSKTWDRFQMRIHKRLIDLHSPSEIVKQITSISIEPGVEVEVTIADA